A window of Eubacterium sp. 1001713B170207_170306_E7 contains these coding sequences:
- a CDS encoding putative ABC exporter domain-containing protein, which yields MSSIFYLWKTTFKNRLLDLKNHPSHLVLVILAVLFFGFALVTTVFTPGDSIPLAESQNLPLMGAVLIGLFLFLLVTQIQKGLSSGGSFFTMADVNLLFLAPVSPRKILAYGLAKQVGMSLLLGFFILFQGTTLRTMFGVGTPGLIALFAGYCLFLVVGEILALAIYSYTRGDDKRRRVVRAVLYCFGFLIAALFLNALFETQNFYTALLNTADSSLMEYIPVLGWTKGFTMGLIAGDFLRALIFLVLLIALIGLIILYICRSESDYYEDVLQSAEKTYTTKTAAKDGRISDTKDASKISRKKTGIGRGHGASVFFFKHLLENRRSGYLFLNQFTLICTVIAILASLLAREHISLMLIFGMLCYLQVLTGAMGRWVKEVTLPYIYMIPQSPFKKLVFASLESLVDSFVSGLIIFIPCGLILGAPAAEIAAVIAARLGLAALLSAGNILIERILGNMHSKVLVVMLYYLILVILLIPGAIAGVAVGFIAGSLAAGLFTDCVVNVLIALIILALCRNLLHTMEMNIQ from the coding sequence ATGTCGAGTATTTTTTATCTTTGGAAAACAACTTTTAAAAACAGACTCCTCGACCTGAAAAACCATCCCAGCCATCTGGTTTTAGTGATTCTCGCGGTTCTGTTCTTTGGGTTCGCCCTTGTGACCACAGTGTTTACCCCCGGGGACAGCATCCCCCTCGCGGAAAGCCAGAATCTTCCCCTGATGGGCGCTGTTCTCATTGGTCTCTTTCTGTTCCTGCTGGTCACCCAGATACAAAAGGGCCTGTCCTCCGGGGGCAGTTTCTTTACCATGGCAGACGTCAACCTGCTCTTTCTGGCACCGGTTTCTCCAAGAAAGATTCTGGCCTACGGTTTGGCTAAGCAGGTCGGCATGTCGCTGCTGCTGGGCTTTTTTATCCTGTTTCAGGGGACAACGCTGCGGACCATGTTCGGCGTCGGCACGCCCGGCCTCATCGCCCTGTTTGCGGGCTACTGTTTATTTCTGGTAGTCGGGGAAATTCTGGCGCTCGCCATCTACTCCTACACCAGAGGCGATGATAAACGACGACGCGTGGTGAGAGCCGTGCTCTACTGCTTCGGTTTCCTGATCGCGGCGCTCTTCCTAAACGCCCTTTTTGAAACTCAGAATTTCTATACGGCGCTGCTGAACACAGCGGACTCAAGCCTGATGGAATACATCCCGGTTCTCGGGTGGACCAAGGGCTTCACCATGGGACTGATCGCCGGCGACTTTTTAAGGGCTCTGATCTTTCTGGTTCTGCTCATCGCCCTGATCGGCCTGATCATTCTGTACATCTGCCGCAGTGAATCGGACTATTACGAGGATGTGCTTCAATCGGCCGAAAAGACCTACACCACTAAGACCGCCGCCAAGGACGGACGCATCAGCGACACGAAGGACGCGTCCAAGATCAGCCGGAAAAAGACCGGTATCGGCCGCGGCCACGGTGCTTCTGTTTTCTTTTTCAAGCATCTGCTCGAAAACCGCCGCTCGGGTTACCTGTTTTTAAACCAGTTTACCCTGATCTGCACCGTGATCGCTATCCTGGCCAGCCTGCTGGCAAGGGAACATATCAGCCTGATGCTGATCTTTGGCATGCTGTGCTATCTCCAGGTTTTAACCGGAGCCATGGGACGCTGGGTTAAAGAGGTAACCCTGCCCTACATTTATATGATTCCACAGAGCCCGTTTAAAAAGCTGGTCTTTGCCAGTCTGGAATCTCTGGTGGACAGCTTTGTCAGCGGTCTGATTATCTTTATCCCCTGCGGTTTGATTCTGGGTGCTCCGGCAGCTGAAATCGCCGCGGTCATTGCGGCCCGGTTGGGGCTGGCCGCCCTTTTATCCGCTGGGAACATTCTGATCGAGCGTATTCTCGGCAATATGCACAGCAAAGTGCTGGTCGTAATGCTCTATTACCTGATCCTCGTTATCCTGCTGATTCCCGGCGCCATCGCCGGTGTAGCCGTCGGCTTTATCGCTGGAAGCCTGGCTGCCGGATTGTTTACAGACTGCGTGGTCAACGTGCTGATCGCTCTGATCATTCTGGCGCTCTGCCGCAATCTGCTGCACACCATGGAAATGAATATTCAATAG
- a CDS encoding alpha/beta hydrolase encodes MKHKRLKQTLAGVAAALLFLLPAGGIAVNRMTYQPEAEAREALKGNSRVTVEDNGTVAFEPESRKGAAGVILYPGAFVAPEAYAPLALEIAEQGYPVYIARMPMNLAVLSPEQGSRIMALHPEIENWAVGGHSLGGAMAPELAERETQVKGVFFLAAYPADDSIKDADVQVVSLWGSDDGVADLGKVQAAEEIYPGRPVMAEIAGGNHAGFGDYGAQKGDNPAAVSNTEQMRQAAEAVIELLEKIS; translated from the coding sequence ATGAAGCATAAAAGATTAAAACAAACGCTCGCCGGTGTGGCGGCAGCACTGCTGTTCTTATTGCCGGCCGGCGGAATCGCGGTCAACCGCATGACCTACCAGCCAGAGGCGGAAGCCCGTGAAGCCCTGAAGGGAAACAGCCGTGTCACGGTAGAAGATAACGGGACCGTTGCTTTTGAGCCTGAAAGCCGGAAAGGTGCAGCTGGGGTCATTCTTTATCCCGGAGCCTTTGTAGCGCCTGAGGCCTACGCGCCATTGGCTTTGGAAATCGCGGAGCAGGGTTATCCGGTATATATAGCCAGAATGCCCATGAATCTGGCGGTACTCTCACCGGAGCAGGGAAGCAGGATTATGGCTCTGCACCCGGAAATCGAAAACTGGGCAGTCGGCGGACATTCTCTGGGAGGAGCCATGGCGCCTGAGCTGGCAGAGAGAGAAACGCAGGTAAAGGGTGTTTTTTTTCTGGCCGCCTATCCGGCGGATGACAGCATCAAGGACGCAGATGTCCAAGTGGTCTCGCTCTGGGGCAGCGATGACGGTGTAGCGGATCTGGGCAAGGTACAGGCAGCGGAAGAAATCTATCCGGGAAGACCTGTCATGGCCGAGATTGCTGGGGGAAACCACGCAGGCTTTGGCGATTATGGGGCACAGAAGGGCGATAACCCGGCGGCGGTTTCAAATACTGAGCAGATGCGCCAGGCGGCAGAAGCGGTTATTGAGCTGCTTGAGAAAATCAGTTAG
- a CDS encoding ABC transporter ATP-binding protein gives MITINNVTKAYGKNKANNDLNFTVNDGEIAILLGPNGAGKSTIIKCICGLLRFEGTIEINGAPCRSLDAKRQLGYIPELPALYDMLTVEEHLEFIARAYSLSDWKAKADALIERFELDDKRKKLGKELSKGMQQKVSICCALLFSPSVIIFDEPMVGLDPHAIKELKLLFSELRDQGVSLLISTHMIDSVEDYWDVAHIMMNGEIRATRRAEALAEAGESLEALFFSITEGEA, from the coding sequence ATGATCACAATAAACAACGTCACAAAAGCCTACGGAAAAAACAAAGCCAACAATGACCTCAACTTTACCGTTAATGACGGCGAAATCGCCATATTGCTGGGACCAAACGGCGCTGGAAAATCTACGATTATCAAATGTATCTGCGGGCTGCTCCGGTTCGAGGGAACCATCGAAATTAACGGGGCACCCTGCCGCTCCCTGGACGCCAAGCGCCAGCTGGGTTATATCCCGGAGCTTCCCGCCCTTTACGATATGCTGACGGTCGAGGAGCATCTGGAATTTATCGCCCGGGCTTACAGCCTCTCTGACTGGAAAGCAAAAGCTGACGCCCTCATCGAACGCTTTGAGCTTGACGACAAACGCAAAAAGCTGGGTAAGGAGCTGTCAAAGGGCATGCAGCAAAAGGTCAGCATCTGCTGCGCCCTGCTCTTTAGCCCCAGTGTTATCATCTTTGACGAGCCCATGGTAGGCCTTGACCCTCATGCGATCAAGGAGTTAAAGCTGCTTTTCTCTGAGCTCAGGGATCAGGGCGTTTCTCTGCTCATCAGCACACACATGATCGACTCGGTGGAGGATTATTGGGATGTGGCTCACATTATGATGAACGGCGAGATCCGGGCGACCCGGAGAGCCGAAGCTCTCGCTGAAGCCGGCGAATCTCTGGAGGCACTTTTCTTCAGCATTACCGAAGGCGAGGCTTAA